Proteins from a single region of Amycolatopsis sp. CA-230715:
- a CDS encoding epoxide hydrolase family protein: MPEPFEVTVSEAEIDELRERLRRTRWPEAEPVGDWSQGAPLGYVRELCRYWAEDYDFGFAERLNAYPQFRTEIDGLGVHYLHVTSPEPDALPLVLTHGWPGSVFEFLDVLGPLTDPRAHGGDPPDAFHVVAPSLPGFAWSDKPSEPGWNLPRIAKAWDELMTSLGYERYGAQGGDWGAGVSIVLDEVAREHLAGVHVNFAALPPMEDPTPEEQQKIEAAKEFIATGTGYSQQQSTRPQTLGYGLTDSPAGQAAWIAEKFWAWTDNGGLPEDAVSRQKILDNISAYWFTASATSSARIYWENRLERRGFGEGVGAPSGISVYPKEITRPSRRQAEKYYADLRWFEELPHGGHFAALEQPESFVAQVRGFFRLVR; encoded by the coding sequence GTGCCCGAACCGTTCGAGGTGACGGTGTCCGAAGCCGAAATCGACGAACTGCGCGAGCGTTTGCGGCGCACGAGGTGGCCGGAGGCCGAACCGGTCGGCGACTGGTCGCAGGGCGCGCCGCTCGGCTACGTGCGCGAGCTGTGCCGGTACTGGGCGGAGGACTACGACTTCGGGTTCGCCGAGCGGCTCAACGCCTACCCGCAGTTCCGCACCGAGATCGACGGCCTCGGCGTGCACTACCTGCACGTCACCTCGCCGGAGCCGGACGCGCTCCCGCTGGTGCTGACGCACGGCTGGCCTGGCTCGGTGTTCGAGTTCCTCGACGTGCTCGGCCCGCTCACCGATCCCCGCGCGCACGGCGGCGATCCCCCGGACGCCTTCCACGTCGTCGCGCCGTCGCTGCCGGGGTTCGCCTGGAGCGACAAGCCGAGCGAACCTGGGTGGAACCTGCCCCGGATCGCGAAGGCGTGGGACGAGCTGATGACCTCGCTCGGCTACGAGCGCTACGGCGCGCAGGGCGGCGACTGGGGTGCGGGCGTGAGCATCGTGCTCGACGAGGTGGCGCGGGAGCACCTGGCGGGCGTGCACGTCAACTTCGCCGCGCTGCCCCCGATGGAGGATCCGACGCCGGAGGAACAGCAGAAGATCGAGGCGGCGAAGGAGTTCATCGCCACCGGAACCGGCTATTCGCAGCAGCAGAGCACGCGGCCGCAGACGCTCGGCTACGGCCTCACCGATTCGCCCGCTGGCCAGGCGGCGTGGATCGCGGAGAAGTTCTGGGCGTGGACCGACAACGGCGGCCTGCCGGAGGACGCCGTTTCCCGGCAGAAGATCCTCGACAACATTTCCGCGTACTGGTTCACCGCGTCGGCCACGTCGTCGGCGCGCATCTACTGGGAGAACCGGCTCGAACGCCGCGGCTTCGGGGAGGGCGTCGGCGCGCCGTCGGGCATTTCGGTGTACCCGAAGGAGATCACGCGTCCGTCGCGACGGCAGGCGGAGAAGTACTACGCGGATCTGCGCTGGTTCGAGGAACTGCCGCACGGCGGGCACTTCGCCGCGCTCGAACAGCCCGAGTCCTTCGTGGCACAGGTGCGGGGGTTCTTCCGGCTGGTGCGCTGA
- a CDS encoding Lrp/AsnC family transcriptional regulator, with product MVHAYILIQTEVGKAAAVAAEISGVPGVTSSEDVTGPYDVIVRATADTVDQLGQLVVAKVQNVEGITRTLTCPVVNL from the coding sequence GTGGTCCACGCATACATCCTCATCCAGACCGAAGTCGGCAAGGCGGCGGCGGTCGCGGCCGAGATCTCCGGTGTCCCCGGCGTCACCAGTTCGGAGGATGTCACCGGTCCCTACGACGTGATCGTGCGCGCCACCGCGGACACGGTCGACCAGCTCGGCCAGCTCGTGGTCGCGAAGGTGCAGAACGTCGAGGGCATCACCCGCACGCTGACCTGTCCCGTGGTGAACCTGTAG
- a CDS encoding DUF3515 domain-containing protein, translating to MPETDTGAPPRTLIVIAAVLAVALAVGVAIFGIVAGNSGDSPNADDDAVIGPLPLVSVPAPRATAPECADLVGAVPGELTSNGKQLPRRELAAPAPPATAAWGRDNPVVLRCGLDRPAELTPTAQLRVVNGVQWLEVPGEGTATWYAVDRPVFVALTIPGDAGTGPLQDLSTLIGSKLKPQPPKF from the coding sequence GTGCCTGAAACCGACACCGGCGCCCCGCCGCGCACGCTGATCGTCATCGCGGCCGTGCTCGCGGTCGCGCTCGCGGTCGGCGTCGCGATCTTCGGGATCGTGGCCGGGAACAGCGGCGATTCCCCGAACGCGGACGACGACGCGGTCATCGGCCCGCTTCCGCTGGTGTCCGTGCCCGCGCCGCGCGCGACCGCGCCGGAGTGCGCGGACCTCGTCGGGGCGGTGCCGGGCGAGCTGACCTCGAACGGCAAGCAGCTGCCGCGCCGCGAGCTGGCCGCACCCGCACCGCCCGCGACCGCGGCGTGGGGCAGGGACAACCCGGTGGTGCTGCGCTGCGGCCTCGACCGGCCCGCCGAGCTGACCCCGACCGCGCAGCTGCGGGTCGTCAACGGCGTGCAGTGGCTGGAGGTCCCCGGCGAGGGCACCGCCACCTGGTACGCGGTGGACCGGCCGGTATTCGTGGCGCTGACGATCCCCGGCGACGCCGGAACCGGCCCGCTGCAGGACCTGTCGACGCTGATCGGCTCGAAGCTGAAGCCCCAGCCGCCGAAGTTCTAG